A stretch of the Kroppenstedtia eburnea genome encodes the following:
- a CDS encoding LCP family protein, which translates to MGTARRLLLLLIILVIGVSALLWLRGFGPSRLDPTPKGEKRPPETTTPLTGQKILPPPKPRLPPPVGQPVSLLLIGVDQRKGDVGRADALMVVTLNPSRKTVKVLNIPRDSKTRLMFSDGPGREDKINHAYSLGNGVPSTVRTVEHFLSLPIHHYVKVNFSGFRRVVDLFGGVDVEVSRSFSYKGHQFKKGPMKLNGSQALAYVRDRTGGSDYDRHKRQQQVMKSLWKKGTQWSTLLKMDDLYHVFQHHVTTDLSLQDTWRLFRTLRQIREENVEVLHLSGTDQWTPHYYMIVPEKERRRVGQALRKHLELKSPASYRP; encoded by the coding sequence ATCCTGGTCATCGGGGTCTCGGCTCTTCTATGGTTGCGGGGATTCGGCCCATCCCGGTTGGATCCGACCCCCAAGGGGGAAAAGCGGCCTCCGGAGACCACCACTCCCTTGACCGGACAGAAAATACTCCCCCCCCCCAAGCCCCGGCTTCCTCCCCCCGTCGGTCAACCCGTCAGCCTGCTCCTGATCGGGGTGGATCAACGAAAAGGAGATGTGGGAAGGGCCGATGCCCTGATGGTGGTCACACTCAACCCCTCCCGAAAAACGGTGAAGGTGCTCAACATTCCACGTGACAGTAAAACCCGCCTCATGTTCAGTGATGGGCCCGGCCGTGAGGATAAGATCAACCACGCTTATTCCCTCGGCAACGGAGTTCCCTCCACTGTCCGCACGGTGGAGCATTTTTTGTCACTGCCCATTCATCACTATGTGAAAGTCAACTTCTCCGGCTTTCGCAGGGTGGTCGATCTGTTCGGAGGTGTCGATGTGGAGGTGAGCCGCAGCTTCTCCTATAAGGGGCATCAATTTAAAAAGGGTCCCATGAAACTGAACGGATCCCAGGCCCTGGCCTACGTCCGGGACCGGACGGGGGGAAGCGATTATGATCGGCATAAGCGACAGCAACAGGTGATGAAAAGCTTGTGGAAAAAAGGAACCCAATGGTCCACCCTGTTAAAGATGGATGATCTGTACCACGTCTTTCAACATCATGTCACAACGGATCTCAGCCTGCAGGATACGTGGCGCCTCTTCCGCACCCTCCGCCAGATCCGGGAAGAAAACGTGGAGGTGCTTCACCTGTCCGGAACCGATCAATGGACTCCCCATTATTACATGATCGTACCCGAGAAAGAGCGTCGTCGGGTCGGTCAAGCCCTGCGGAAGCATCTGGAGCTGAAATCCCCCGCGTCATACAGGCCATGA
- a CDS encoding YigZ family protein, producing MQKPSRYFTVKGAGQAEIHIQKSQFISRVNRVETEEEAVAWITEISKRHWDATHNCYAYSVLGESKTEKSSDDGEPAGTAGRPILEVIKARELVNTAVVVTRYFGGIKLGAGGLVRAYSQSASTGLDAAGTLNWVLHSQVEITVDYPAMGKVEHALRSMEVEVESPRFDEQVHWRIWVPVGQETSIAELVAELTSGRGRVTVQGAEHRPLEV from the coding sequence TTGCAAAAGCCGTCCCGATACTTCACGGTGAAGGGAGCTGGACAGGCGGAGATCCACATCCAGAAATCGCAGTTTATCTCCCGTGTGAACCGTGTCGAAACAGAAGAGGAAGCCGTCGCCTGGATCACGGAAATCTCCAAGCGTCACTGGGATGCCACCCATAACTGTTACGCCTACTCTGTGTTGGGGGAGAGTAAGACAGAGAAGTCCTCCGATGACGGGGAACCCGCCGGCACAGCCGGCCGTCCCATCCTGGAAGTGATCAAGGCCCGGGAACTGGTCAACACCGCCGTGGTGGTCACCCGTTACTTCGGGGGAATCAAACTGGGGGCCGGGGGGTTGGTCCGCGCATACAGTCAATCGGCCTCCACCGGTTTGGATGCCGCCGGGACTCTGAACTGGGTGCTGCACAGCCAAGTGGAGATTACGGTGGACTACCCTGCCATGGGAAAAGTGGAGCACGCCCTCCGATCCATGGAGGTTGAAGTGGAATCCCCCCGGTTTGACGAACAGGTCCACTGGAGAATCTGGGTCCCCGTCGGTCAGGAAACATCCATCGCAGAGTTGGTGGCGGAGTTGACCAGCGGCCGGGGACGGGTCACTGTCCAAGGAGCGGAACACCGCCCCTTGGAAGTATAA
- a CDS encoding MetQ/NlpA family ABC transporter substrate-binding protein, protein MRKRWSLVLLAFSLALALTACGGQEAGGADGKQVLKVGASQVPHAEILNQVKPDLEKKGIQLEVKVLQDYVTPNKGVEEGQLDANFFQHLPWMETSNKERGWHLKKVVGVHIEPIGVYSEKIDKITQLKEGSTIALPNGTSEVTRVLLLLEHEGLIGLKKGDGEKSIKDITDNPKKLKFKPLEAATLPRVLDQVDLAAINTNYALQAKLNPLKDALIIEGKDSPYVNVLAVKEGKEKDKAVQELAKALTSPKVAQFIEKKYKGAVVPAF, encoded by the coding sequence ATGAGGAAAAGATGGTCGTTGGTATTATTGGCTTTTTCCCTGGCCTTGGCCCTGACTGCTTGCGGAGGCCAAGAGGCGGGTGGAGCGGACGGAAAACAGGTTCTCAAAGTGGGTGCTTCCCAGGTTCCCCACGCTGAAATTCTGAATCAGGTGAAGCCGGATCTGGAGAAAAAGGGGATTCAGCTGGAAGTGAAGGTGCTTCAGGATTATGTCACTCCCAACAAAGGGGTGGAAGAGGGGCAGTTGGATGCAAACTTCTTCCAGCATCTTCCGTGGATGGAGACCTCCAATAAAGAACGGGGCTGGCACTTGAAGAAGGTGGTTGGGGTCCATATTGAACCGATCGGTGTCTACTCCGAAAAGATCGATAAAATTACCCAACTGAAAGAGGGTTCCACCATTGCTCTGCCCAATGGCACCAGTGAGGTGACACGGGTTTTGCTTCTGTTGGAACATGAGGGCTTGATCGGGCTGAAGAAGGGCGACGGGGAAAAATCCATCAAGGATATCACTGACAACCCCAAAAAGCTGAAGTTTAAACCTCTGGAAGCAGCCACGCTCCCCCGGGTGCTGGATCAAGTGGACTTGGCGGCGATCAACACCAACTATGCACTTCAAGCCAAGTTGAACCCGCTGAAGGATGCGCTGATCATCGAAGGAAAGGATTCCCCCTATGTCAATGTCCTGGCAGTCAAAGAGGGGAAAGAAAAGGACAAAGCGGTCCAGGAATTGGCCAAAGCACTCACTTCTCCCAAAGTGGCCCAGTTCATTGAGAAAAAATACAAAGGTGCCGTGGTTCCGGCATTCTGA
- a CDS encoding methionine ABC transporter permease gives MFHEVDWPSVWQATGETAYMVGISTFFTALFGIPLGVLLVVTERGNLWDLPWLQKVVSGIVNIFRAVPFIVLVLFLFPLAQFLVGTSLGPTAATIPLIAGAAPFYARMVETALREVDKGVVEAARSMGTTRLQVVRRVLIPEATPALISGLTVTCVTLISFSAMAGVVGGGGLGDAAFRYGFQSFNDGMLYVCGLLLILMVQLVQWCGDWVSRRLDKR, from the coding sequence ATGTTTCATGAAGTGGATTGGCCGTCGGTGTGGCAGGCTACGGGAGAGACCGCTTATATGGTGGGGATTTCCACCTTTTTCACGGCTCTGTTCGGGATTCCGCTGGGAGTCCTGTTGGTGGTGACTGAGCGGGGGAATCTCTGGGATCTGCCCTGGTTGCAGAAAGTGGTGTCAGGAATTGTGAATATCTTCCGGGCTGTTCCCTTTATTGTGCTGGTGCTGTTTCTGTTTCCCCTGGCACAGTTTCTGGTGGGAACCAGCCTGGGTCCGACCGCGGCCACCATTCCCCTGATTGCCGGCGCTGCTCCTTTTTACGCCAGAATGGTGGAAACCGCCTTGCGGGAAGTGGACAAAGGGGTGGTGGAGGCAGCCAGGTCCATGGGAACGACCCGCCTCCAGGTCGTGAGACGCGTTCTGATTCCGGAAGCGACTCCGGCCCTCATCTCCGGGCTGACCGTCACCTGTGTCACCCTGATCAGTTTCTCGGCGATGGCCGGTGTGGTCGGCGGCGGCGGCCTCGGGGATGCCGCTTTCCGGTACGGCTTTCAATCCTTCAACGACGGCATGCTGTATGTTTGCGGGCTCCTCCTGATCTTGATGGTCCAGCTGGTTCAATGGTGCGGAGACTGGGTATCCCGGCGTCTGGATAAACGATAA
- a CDS encoding methionine ABC transporter ATP-binding protein, whose amino-acid sequence MIQLRKVSKSFSLGDSQPVQALADVDLEVQKGEIFGIVGRSGAGKSTLLRLVNGLETPTSGEVVVDGQVISSLGERELRAARMKIGMIFQHFNLLWSRTVRENVAFPLEVAGRPKQEIRHKVDGLLERMGLADRAEAYPAQLSGGQKQRVGIARALANDPRVLLCDEATSALDPETTSSILELLKEINRDTGISLLLITHEMSVVQSICRRVAVMDEGRIVESGDVESVFRQPSHPLTRQFVRQLRVEGTGGQDSPSHGNTVIRCDFPRWDQVWKVLGPAVSSSRVTLRTLDGEVDETGWISVQIGGEPGEVNRLLDQIRGHVELVEGKAHVS is encoded by the coding sequence ATGATCCAACTGAGGAAAGTGAGTAAATCCTTTTCCCTGGGAGATTCACAACCTGTACAGGCATTGGCCGATGTGGATCTGGAGGTGCAAAAGGGTGAGATATTCGGGATCGTCGGTCGCAGCGGTGCAGGCAAAAGCACCCTGTTGCGTCTGGTGAACGGACTGGAGACTCCGACAAGCGGAGAAGTCGTAGTGGATGGGCAGGTGATCTCCAGTCTCGGGGAGAGGGAACTGCGGGCCGCCCGCATGAAAATCGGAATGATCTTCCAGCATTTCAATCTACTCTGGTCGCGCACGGTCCGGGAGAATGTGGCCTTTCCCCTGGAAGTGGCGGGCCGGCCGAAACAGGAAATCCGTCATAAAGTGGACGGCCTCCTGGAGCGGATGGGTCTGGCGGACCGGGCGGAAGCTTATCCCGCTCAACTCTCCGGAGGTCAAAAACAGCGGGTCGGCATCGCGCGGGCCTTGGCCAACGATCCCCGTGTTCTGCTGTGTGACGAGGCCACATCAGCCCTCGATCCGGAGACCACTTCATCCATTTTGGAACTGCTGAAGGAGATTAACCGGGACACCGGCATCTCCCTGCTGTTGATCACCCACGAAATGAGTGTGGTGCAGTCCATCTGCCGACGGGTGGCCGTGATGGATGAAGGACGGATCGTGGAATCCGGGGATGTGGAATCGGTGTTCCGCCAACCCAGTCATCCCCTGACGCGTCAATTTGTCCGGCAACTGCGGGTTGAAGGGACGGGCGGGCAGGATTCCCCTTCCCATGGAAATACCGTGATCCGCTGTGATTTTCCCCGCTGGGATCAGGTGTGGAAAGTCCTGGGCCCCGCTGTCAGCAGCTCCCGGGTCACCCTCCGCACCCTGGATGGAGAAGTGGACGAAACCGGGTGGATCTCGGTCCAAATCGGCGGGGAGCCGGGGGAAGTGAATCGTCTTCTGGACCAAATCAGAGGACATGTTGAATTGGTGGAGGGGAAGGCTCATGTTTCATGA
- a CDS encoding sugar transferase, with product MRSKAVAYESDLRARTESSPYTTTGYYPLFKRGFEVVFSIALLIFILPVLVLTAIAIRLESKGPVLYSQERVGLNGSRFHVFKLRSMRVDAEKNGPQWAAKNDPRVTRVGKFIRKTRIDEVPQLINVLRGDMSLIGPRPERHVFTEKFSREIPGFKQRLAVKPGLTGWAQVNGGYEATPEEKFQLDMYYIRSQSFALDMKILWRTVWVVLSGSGAR from the coding sequence ATGCGTTCCAAAGCGGTGGCTTACGAAAGCGATCTGAGGGCGCGAACCGAGAGTTCGCCTTATACGACAACCGGATATTACCCCTTGTTCAAGAGAGGGTTTGAAGTGGTCTTCTCCATTGCCCTGCTCATCTTTATCCTTCCGGTGCTGGTGTTGACGGCGATTGCGATCCGGTTGGAATCCAAGGGTCCTGTTTTATATTCCCAGGAACGGGTGGGGCTGAACGGGAGTCGCTTTCATGTGTTCAAGCTGCGTTCCATGCGGGTCGATGCGGAGAAAAACGGACCCCAATGGGCGGCCAAAAACGATCCCCGGGTCACACGCGTCGGAAAGTTCATCCGTAAGACCCGGATTGATGAAGTTCCCCAGTTGATCAATGTGTTGCGGGGGGATATGAGTCTGATCGGTCCCCGGCCGGAGCGCCACGTCTTCACCGAAAAATTTTCCCGGGAGATTCCGGGGTTCAAACAGCGCTTGGCAGTGAAACCGGGATTGACCGGATGGGCACAGGTGAACGGGGGGTATGAAGCCACCCCGGAGGAAAAGTTTCAGCTGGATATGTACTATATCCGCAGTCAGTCCTTTGCCTTGGACATGAAAATTTTATGGCGGACGGTTTGGGTGGTTCTGTCGGGAAGCGGTGCCAGATAA
- a CDS encoding NAD-dependent epimerase/dehydratase family protein yields MKVLVTGGAGFIGSHIVDQLLEKGHQAVVVDNLSTGEEEYLRPDLPFYRMDIQDEGIDRVIGEEQPDAVIHQAAQSQVTRSIEDPLGDARTNILGTIRLLESCRRHGVAKIIYASSAAIYGNPQYLPIDEQHPLSPLSPYGISKGTPEEYIRAYHSLHGLSFTIFRYANVYGIRQVPHGEGAVISIFIDRLLRDLPLTIHGDGEQTRDYIYVEDVARANVAALARGDGETLNLGTGVNTSLNDLVKTMEKISGRKLEVNYGPNRPGDIKYSYFNIDRVKSVLNWDPITDLETGLTRTLDFYGAL; encoded by the coding sequence ATGAAAGTGTTGGTGACAGGGGGAGCCGGGTTTATCGGCTCCCATATCGTGGACCAATTGTTGGAAAAGGGGCATCAGGCGGTGGTGGTGGATAATCTGTCCACCGGGGAAGAGGAGTATCTGCGTCCGGATCTTCCTTTTTACCGGATGGACATCCAGGATGAAGGGATCGACCGGGTGATCGGCGAGGAGCAACCGGATGCGGTGATCCATCAGGCCGCCCAATCCCAAGTGACCCGCTCCATTGAGGATCCCCTCGGAGATGCCCGGACCAATATCCTGGGAACCATCCGCCTGTTGGAAAGTTGTCGCCGCCACGGGGTGGCCAAAATCATCTATGCTTCATCGGCGGCCATCTATGGAAATCCCCAATATTTGCCCATCGATGAACAACATCCGTTGTCTCCATTGTCCCCATACGGTATTTCCAAAGGAACGCCTGAAGAATATATCCGGGCCTACCACAGTTTGCACGGACTCTCTTTCACCATCTTCCGGTATGCCAATGTGTACGGAATCCGGCAGGTTCCCCATGGGGAAGGGGCTGTCATTTCCATCTTTATCGATCGGCTGTTGCGGGATCTTCCCTTGACGATCCACGGGGACGGGGAGCAGACCCGGGATTATATTTATGTCGAGGATGTAGCCCGTGCCAATGTGGCAGCATTGGCACGGGGAGATGGGGAAACCCTCAATCTCGGCACCGGGGTGAACACCTCCCTCAATGATTTGGTCAAGACGATGGAAAAAATCAGCGGACGGAAGCTGGAGGTGAACTACGGACCGAACAGGCCCGGGGATATTAAATACAGTTACTTTAACATCGATCGGGTGAAGTCCGTTTTGAATTGGGATCCGATCACGGACTTGGAGACAGGTTTGACGAGGACTCTGGATTTTTACGGCGCACTGTAA
- a CDS encoding glycosyltransferase family 4 protein: MRIWIANHYAAPPHLGGITRHYELAREWAAEEQAEVTLWLSSFNHTRRRMIGGAERGSVDTPGLRLRWLWSFPHTRNDFRRVLNMVSFSCLFFLAGCFHRRPDLLLASSPHLLTPLAGWLLSKVKRCPFVLEVRDLWPDTLIQMKGLKSPPVIKALTRLESFLYRRADKIIVLTEYQRKFISSKGIAPHKISLIPNGIMPGSWHPRESGKRSYRRRMGVESYRFVALYAGAHGPANALEHVVRAAAHLPDRCAIVLIGDGPEKDRLRQLKNELGLHHVHLLDPVPKEEIYHYIDAADCGIISLADHEIFRGARPNKLFDYLYVGKPVITTVDGEVRWIVEENGVGLFSGAENPRGLAEAIRKLTTLTREERDRIAERGQRYIERFGNRRKLAGELLRELETLLTPGAKQMEEINRSG, translated from the coding sequence TTGCGTATCTGGATCGCCAATCACTATGCGGCTCCCCCCCATCTGGGCGGGATTACCCGGCACTATGAGCTGGCCCGGGAATGGGCGGCGGAAGAACAGGCGGAGGTGACCCTGTGGCTCTCCTCTTTCAATCACACCCGGCGGCGCATGATCGGGGGAGCGGAACGGGGTTCGGTGGACACACCCGGTCTCCGTCTCCGCTGGTTGTGGTCCTTTCCCCATACCCGGAATGATTTCCGTCGCGTGTTGAATATGGTCAGTTTCTCCTGCCTCTTCTTCCTGGCCGGATGTTTCCACAGGCGCCCGGATCTGTTGTTGGCTTCCTCCCCCCACCTGCTCACCCCCCTTGCCGGGTGGCTGCTGTCCAAGGTGAAACGGTGTCCCTTCGTATTGGAAGTACGCGATCTTTGGCCGGATACGCTCATCCAGATGAAAGGACTGAAAAGTCCCCCGGTGATCAAAGCACTGACTCGGCTGGAGTCATTTCTTTACCGGCGGGCGGATAAAATCATCGTGTTGACGGAGTATCAGCGCAAGTTCATCTCCTCCAAAGGAATCGCCCCCCATAAAATCTCTCTGATCCCCAACGGAATTATGCCGGGGTCCTGGCACCCCCGGGAATCGGGGAAAAGGTCCTATCGGCGTCGGATGGGGGTGGAATCATACCGGTTTGTCGCCCTTTATGCCGGTGCTCACGGCCCGGCCAATGCACTGGAACATGTGGTCCGGGCGGCTGCCCATCTGCCGGATCGCTGTGCCATTGTCCTGATCGGGGACGGGCCGGAAAAGGATCGGCTCCGGCAACTGAAGAATGAGTTGGGGCTTCATCATGTTCACCTGCTGGACCCGGTTCCCAAAGAGGAGATTTACCATTATATCGATGCCGCCGACTGTGGAATCATCTCCCTTGCAGATCATGAGATTTTCAGAGGAGCCCGCCCCAATAAACTTTTTGACTATCTGTATGTCGGCAAACCGGTGATCACCACCGTCGACGGTGAGGTCCGGTGGATTGTGGAAGAAAACGGGGTGGGACTCTTTTCCGGTGCGGAGAATCCCCGGGGACTGGCTGAGGCGATCCGGAAATTGACGACCCTGACCCGGGAGGAACGGGATCGGATTGCCGAACGGGGGCAACGGTACATCGAGAGGTTCGGCAACCGGAGGAAGTTGGCCGGGGAGCTGTTGCGGGAGTTGGAAACCCTGCTCACCCCCGGTGCAAAACAGATGGAAGAAATCAACCGCTCCGGGTGA